One segment of Polaribacter huanghezhanensis DNA contains the following:
- a CDS encoding DUF962 domain-containing protein produces the protein MKTAQQWFDEYAVSHQNETNKAIHFICVPAIFFSVIGLLMSVPTTFLEDTFGLYNPLLENWAAIVGLFILIFYARLGFWYFINMLLVTILSIVGNYWLSGFGNLTIISISIFVIAWIGQFYGHKVEGKKPSFIKDLQFLLIGPLWVIKKLGN, from the coding sequence ATGAAAACTGCACAACAATGGTTTGATGAATACGCTGTAAGTCATCAAAACGAAACGAATAAAGCCATCCATTTCATTTGTGTTCCTGCTATCTTTTTTAGCGTAATTGGGTTGCTAATGAGCGTTCCAACTACATTTTTAGAGGACACTTTTGGTTTGTACAATCCATTACTTGAAAACTGGGCAGCAATTGTTGGCCTTTTTATTTTAATCTTTTACGCACGATTAGGGTTTTGGTATTTTATCAATATGTTGTTGGTAACCATCTTGTCAATAGTTGGAAATTATTGGTTGAGTGGTTTTGGAAATCTAACAATTATTTCAATATCTATTTTTGTGATTGCTTGGATTGGACAGTTTTACGGACATAAAGTAGAAGGTAAAAAACCATCATTTATAAAAGACTTGCAATTTTTATTAATTGGTCCGCTTTGGGTGATTAAAAAACTTGGGAATTAA
- a CDS encoding tRNA-binding protein, with translation MDTEITFEDFTKIDIRIGTIIEVNDFPKARKPAYQLTIDFGGLGVKKSSAQITELYTKEDLLNKQISAIVNFKPRQIANFMSECLVLGIYNEDGNVVLLQASVHIKNGEQIS, from the coding sequence ATGGATACAGAAATCACCTTCGAAGACTTTACAAAAATTGATATTAGAATAGGAACAATTATAGAAGTAAATGATTTTCCGAAAGCTAGAAAACCTGCCTATCAATTAACGATAGATTTTGGAGGCTTAGGTGTTAAAAAATCAAGTGCTCAGATTACAGAATTGTATACAAAAGAAGACTTACTCAACAAGCAAATTTCTGCAATTGTAAACTTTAAACCTCGACAAATAGCGAATTTTATGAGCGAGTGTTTAGTGCTTGGAATTTATAATGAAGACGGAAATGTTGTTTTATTACAAGCTTCTGTTCACATTAAAAACGGAGAGCAAATCAGTTAA
- a CDS encoding YqaE/Pmp3 family membrane protein, whose product MSLLRVLLAIFFPPLSVLGKGCGSFVIVFLLTLCGWVPGVIAALVILNNPEN is encoded by the coding sequence ATGAGTTTATTAAGAGTTTTATTAGCCATTTTCTTTCCGCCATTATCTGTTTTGGGAAAAGGATGTGGTTCTTTTGTGATCGTTTTTCTATTAACGCTTTGCGGATGGGTTCCTGGAGTAATTGCCGCTTTGGTAATCTTGAATAATCCTGAGAATTAA
- a CDS encoding M14 family metallopeptidase encodes MKKLTFLLLLLAYSVSAQQVDLSYYLPNDVTYNKNIPTPKSVIGHEVGEWHVTHDKLVEYMKALAKASDRISIETRGTTFEGRPLLLLTITSPKNHQNIEAIRKNHIAATDNASIDVSNAPIVVYQGFSIHGNEPSGSNASLAAAYYLAAAQGSDIDELLDNTVILFDPSFNPDGLQRFAYWANTNKAININPDPNDREYREVWPGGRTNHYWFDMNRDWLPVQLPESRARIASFHKWMPNILTDHHEMGSNSSFFFQPGIPSRTNPLTPKLNQELTKQIGAYHAKALDKISSLYYSEESYDDFYYGKGSTFPDVNGSIGILFEQGSSRGHAQETVNGVLTFPFTIRNQFTAALSTLEAARNMRVQLLKYQQDFFKNARKETAKTKAIVFGDQNDAAKTYHLAEILKRQDIKFNEIASDFTSKGKTYKKGSSFIIPMNQKNSRLVKAMFQKRTQFADSLFYDISAWTFPLAFNLDYEENVATNKIGKEVTNLEMPAGSISYKSDYGYLMPWNDYYTPKALNTILNKGIRAKVSLKKFNNGGKDFDYGTIFIPVQNQKLNAVDLYTFLEKVAKNSHVHVYGTRTGLNEGVDLGSNNFSNISPKKIAMLVGDGISSSDAGEIWHLFDTRFDIKITKLDMSYVGRTDLSKYSTLIVPSSRGVDKGTEANLKTWVRNGGVLIGYRSAVRWLASKKFINVEFEKAAPPTNPVTFENRGLRSGAQVIGGAIFNTKLDVSHPINFGYKNNELPMFRNTTIFIKPNKTNYNNPIQYTKNPLLAGYISKQNLKVLAGSVPFQVQRMGRGRVIVFTDNTNFRAFWYGTNKLLMNAIFFGDKM; translated from the coding sequence ATGAAAAAATTGACCTTCCTTTTGTTGTTGCTTGCGTATTCTGTATCTGCACAACAAGTAGATTTATCGTATTACTTACCTAATGATGTAACCTACAATAAAAACATTCCAACTCCAAAATCTGTCATCGGTCACGAAGTGGGCGAATGGCATGTTACACACGATAAACTAGTAGAGTATATGAAGGCTTTGGCAAAAGCGTCAGACAGAATATCTATAGAAACTAGAGGAACTACTTTTGAAGGAAGACCGTTGTTGTTATTAACCATTACATCGCCAAAGAATCATCAAAATATAGAAGCCATCCGTAAAAACCATATTGCTGCAACAGACAATGCTTCAATAGATGTTTCTAATGCGCCGATTGTGGTGTATCAAGGATTTTCTATTCATGGTAACGAACCAAGTGGATCAAATGCTAGTTTGGCTGCAGCCTATTATTTAGCCGCTGCACAAGGAAGCGACATAGATGAATTGTTAGACAATACGGTTATTTTATTTGATCCTTCTTTTAATCCTGACGGATTGCAACGTTTTGCATATTGGGCAAATACAAACAAAGCGATTAACATCAACCCAGACCCAAACGATAGAGAATACAGAGAAGTTTGGCCTGGCGGTAGAACCAATCATTATTGGTTTGATATGAACAGAGATTGGTTGCCAGTGCAGTTGCCAGAATCTAGAGCAAGAATTGCATCGTTTCATAAATGGATGCCAAATATCTTAACAGATCATCACGAAATGGGAAGCAATTCTAGTTTCTTCTTTCAACCGGGAATTCCGTCTAGAACAAATCCGTTAACGCCAAAATTAAACCAAGAATTGACCAAGCAAATTGGTGCTTATCACGCAAAAGCGTTAGATAAAATAAGCTCTTTATATTATTCAGAAGAAAGTTATGACGATTTTTATTACGGAAAAGGATCTACGTTTCCAGATGTAAATGGAAGTATCGGAATCTTATTTGAACAAGGAAGTTCTCGTGGTCATGCACAAGAAACCGTAAATGGCGTGTTAACGTTTCCGTTTACTATTAGAAATCAATTTACCGCAGCGCTGTCTACTTTAGAAGCAGCACGTAATATGCGAGTTCAACTTCTAAAATACCAACAAGATTTCTTTAAGAATGCAAGAAAAGAAACAGCAAAAACAAAAGCAATTGTCTTTGGTGATCAAAACGATGCAGCCAAAACATATCATTTGGCAGAGATTTTAAAAAGACAAGACATCAAGTTCAACGAAATCGCGTCAGACTTTACATCCAAAGGGAAAACCTATAAAAAAGGAAGTAGTTTTATAATTCCGATGAATCAAAAGAACAGCAGATTGGTAAAAGCGATGTTCCAAAAAAGAACACAATTTGCCGATAGTTTATTCTACGACATTTCTGCTTGGACGTTTCCACTAGCATTTAATTTAGATTACGAAGAAAACGTTGCAACTAACAAAATAGGAAAAGAAGTCACCAATTTAGAAATGCCTGCTGGTTCAATTTCTTATAAAAGCGATTACGGATATTTAATGCCTTGGAACGATTACTATACGCCAAAAGCATTGAACACTATTTTAAACAAAGGTATTAGAGCAAAAGTTTCTTTAAAGAAGTTTAACAATGGCGGAAAAGATTTTGATTACGGAACTATTTTTATTCCTGTACAGAACCAAAAATTAAATGCGGTTGACTTATATACCTTTTTAGAAAAAGTGGCTAAAAACAGTCATGTGCATGTGTACGGAACAAGAACTGGTTTAAATGAAGGTGTTGATTTAGGTTCTAATAATTTTAGCAATATAAGTCCTAAAAAGATTGCAATGCTAGTTGGTGATGGAATTTCGAGTTCTGATGCTGGAGAGATTTGGCATTTGTTTGATACGCGTTTTGATATTAAAATAACAAAACTAGACATGTCTTATGTGGGTAGAACAGATTTGAGTAAATACTCTACATTAATTGTACCAAGTAGCCGTGGAGTTGATAAAGGAACAGAAGCGAACCTTAAAACGTGGGTTAGAAATGGTGGCGTTTTAATAGGATATAGAAGTGCTGTAAGATGGTTGGCTTCAAAGAAGTTTATCAACGTAGAATTTGAAAAAGCAGCACCTCCTACAAATCCTGTTACATTCGAAAATAGAGGATTGCGTTCTGGAGCACAAGTAATTGGTGGTGCCATTTTCAACACAAAGTTAGATGTTTCGCATCCAATTAATTTTGGATATAAGAATAACGAATTGCCAATGTTTAGAAATACAACCATCTTTATAAAACCAAACAAAACGAATTATAACAATCCAATTCAGTATACTAAAAATCCGTTATTGGCAGGTTATATTTCTAAGCAAAACTTAAAAGTATTAGCAGGTTCAGTTCCTTTTCAAGTACAAAGAATGGGTAGAGGTAGAGTAATTGTTTTTACAGACAACACCAACTTTAGAGCTTTTTGGTACGGAACCAATAAGTTATTAATGAATGCAATTTTCTTTGGTGATAAAATGTAA
- a CDS encoding VF530 family protein: MNTNNIDNNKPTNSQKQSDKLSSEKKPTKRIRRQATEEQLNNPFHGVKLAQVLESLVAHYGWEYLGDRVNIRCFIYNPTMKSSLGFLRRTTWAREHVEDLYLEMLDEKEDRSKENN; encoded by the coding sequence ATGAATACAAATAACATTGACAACAACAAACCAACAAATTCACAAAAGCAATCTGATAAACTTTCTAGTGAAAAGAAACCTACGAAACGCATACGAAGGCAAGCTACAGAAGAACAGTTAAACAACCCGTTTCATGGAGTTAAACTTGCCCAGGTATTAGAAAGTCTGGTAGCGCATTATGGTTGGGAATATCTAGGAGACCGTGTTAATATTCGCTGTTTTATATACAATCCAACTATGAAATCGAGCTTGGGTTTTTTAAGAAGAACCACTTGGGCAAGAGAACATGTTGAGGATCTTTATTTGGAGATGTTAGATGAAAAAGAAGATAGATCTAAAGAGAATAATTAA
- a CDS encoding DNA cytosine methyltransferase: MATINFYLDKPDKKGFAPIHLRINCNGSQIKVSTGQKIEPKNFNKSKQKAIGLSVESHEINHYLDFLRKRTDELLHHSNKKTFIQDEVKSSLNEHIENYKESNNVNIVKEQVALYGKPFTFVDLFAGAGGFSEGFLQAEHNNKFFDFVVANDINENCELTHVVRYNHQLGLDAEFLKQDITEPDFLDNLLEKINGRKIDVVCGGPPCQSFSLAGKRKKFDKKDDLFSHYLEVIKVLQPKYFVMENVKGILTKEGGKIKELIIKEINSIVDTKEIPLLNTFIKKIRKESNSFLFDSIVKRVELEKLLEKDKETGKADFISFVESKFKKLTPKIADYKTSKTDENINTIRHGFNILARTKEWEKLKRDIIKEKDFCNIDSDDFANAFTDFLTEISSENVISKIENSFKALRVPTNYKKDCEDIITALKIYTTSFDETIEVLKSHCNTLQKKELKTILESIRLYKIEQPFVANASNYGVPQNRERVLFIGCRKDQKYISEIPATVSEEEKVTIFEALYDLDFIGNNQEARRYEEINISAQYNGTAKKMTKLLKKRKIDGKPISKGGKSFAEWSKKGRLIARFKPQTKPFYVKNNEGLENGEKYFDVLNNHKTSNQNDTVIERLGVILKNGNYRQAQPELKKLDLSTNKRNYNVLKPDEQSSTIMTIADDYIHYNSPRSLTVREMARLQSFDDSFVFQGKRSTGGNNRKTEVPQYTLVGNAVPPLLARAVATEILKNIK, encoded by the coding sequence ATGGCAACAATTAATTTTTATTTAGACAAACCTGACAAAAAAGGGTTTGCACCAATTCATCTACGAATAAACTGTAACGGAAGTCAAATTAAGGTTTCTACAGGACAGAAAATAGAACCAAAAAACTTCAATAAATCTAAACAAAAAGCGATTGGACTAAGTGTTGAATCTCACGAAATTAATCATTATTTAGACTTTTTAAGAAAAAGAACAGATGAACTCCTGCACCATTCCAACAAGAAAACCTTTATTCAAGACGAAGTTAAAAGCTCATTAAACGAACATATAGAAAACTACAAAGAAAGCAACAATGTAAATATTGTCAAAGAACAGGTTGCTCTTTATGGAAAACCATTCACTTTTGTAGATTTATTTGCTGGAGCTGGCGGTTTTAGTGAAGGTTTTTTACAAGCTGAACATAACAATAAATTCTTTGATTTCGTTGTTGCCAACGACATCAATGAAAATTGCGAATTAACTCACGTTGTTCGCTATAATCATCAATTAGGTTTGGATGCTGAGTTTTTAAAACAAGATATTACTGAACCAGATTTTTTAGACAATTTATTAGAAAAAATTAATGGACGTAAAATTGACGTTGTTTGTGGAGGACCACCTTGTCAAAGTTTCAGTCTTGCAGGAAAACGAAAAAAATTCGATAAAAAAGACGACCTTTTTTCTCACTACTTAGAAGTCATTAAGGTTTTACAACCTAAATACTTTGTGATGGAAAATGTAAAAGGCATTTTGACAAAAGAAGGTGGAAAAATAAAAGAATTGATTATCAAAGAAATCAATTCTATTGTTGACACAAAAGAAATTCCATTACTAAATACATTCATCAAAAAAATACGGAAAGAATCAAATTCATTTCTTTTCGATAGTATTGTAAAAAGGGTTGAGCTTGAAAAATTACTTGAAAAAGATAAGGAAACTGGAAAAGCTGATTTCATCAGCTTTGTAGAAAGTAAATTTAAAAAACTGACGCCAAAAATTGCAGACTACAAAACCAGTAAAACAGACGAAAACATTAATACAATTCGTCACGGTTTTAACATTTTAGCAAGAACAAAAGAATGGGAAAAATTAAAGCGTGACATTATCAAAGAAAAAGATTTTTGCAATATCGATAGTGACGACTTTGCAAATGCCTTTACAGATTTTCTAACAGAAATAAGCTCTGAAAATGTAATTTCAAAAATTGAAAATTCATTTAAAGCCTTAAGAGTTCCAACAAACTACAAAAAGGATTGTGAGGATATTATAACTGCCTTAAAAATCTACACAACATCTTTTGATGAAACTATCGAGGTTTTAAAATCTCATTGTAACACATTACAAAAAAAAGAATTAAAGACTATTCTTGAAAGTATTAGACTTTATAAAATAGAGCAACCATTTGTCGCAAACGCATCAAATTATGGAGTACCTCAAAATAGAGAAAGAGTGCTTTTTATTGGTTGTCGTAAAGATCAAAAGTATATTTCAGAAATTCCTGCAACAGTTTCCGAAGAAGAAAAAGTAACCATTTTTGAAGCTTTGTATGATTTGGACTTTATTGGTAATAACCAAGAAGCTCGTCGTTATGAAGAAATTAATATTTCTGCTCAATACAACGGAACTGCAAAGAAAATGACTAAACTTCTTAAAAAAAGAAAAATTGATGGAAAGCCAATTTCTAAAGGAGGAAAATCATTTGCAGAATGGTCAAAAAAAGGGAGGTTAATTGCACGCTTTAAACCACAAACAAAACCTTTTTACGTGAAGAATAATGAAGGCTTGGAGAACGGAGAAAAATATTTTGATGTACTCAACAATCACAAAACCAGTAACCAAAACGATACTGTAATTGAAAGACTTGGTGTCATTCTAAAAAATGGTAATTATAGACAAGCTCAACCAGAACTTAAAAAGTTAGATCTTTCAACAAACAAACGCAACTACAATGTTTTAAAACCTGACGAACAAAGCTCAACAATAATGACTATTGCAGATGATTACATTCATTATAATTCACCAAGGTCTTTGACAGTTAGAGAAATGGCACGTTTACAATCATTTGATGACTCTTTTGTTTTTCAAGGAAAACGCTCAACTGGAGGAAATAATAGAAAAACTGAAGTTCCACAATATACTTTAGTAGGTAATGCTGTACCACCTTTATTAGCAAGAGCAGTAGCAACAGAAATATTAAAAAATATTAAATAA
- a CDS encoding MvaI/BcnI family restriction endonuclease: MRKLTETEQGKIKLLTKNQVSLTLIEPTETGLKKSIMDATGSVRSYLKSENIHDYELQKQGTESKIMIPASIHTGFNTIKSQASLYRPTTKKGDPRIWFYGLTKIADPNDIIAITYYDDSFQAFNLTKLDVNVLINSSIQNPFQYLINAINNTENEVAFELLEMLRKIASAGPIPSMVDADTSVGRTLETALGININSSKEPDYKGIELKSFRNSRTNRKNLFAQVPDWKLSKFKSSGEILETFGYEREDDFKLYCTVSAITRNSQGLNLRLDSDIKQLIENSDKPEVGDFVVWTLDKLHNRLREKHKETFWVEAESTTINNREHFQYKLVEHTKKPITTQFDLLIEQGIITLDHLIKRTKTGGAKEKGPIFKIKPEGIELLFPPSESYSLI; this comes from the coding sequence ATGAGAAAACTTACAGAAACAGAACAAGGAAAGATAAAATTACTGACCAAAAACCAAGTTTCTCTTACATTAATTGAACCAACAGAAACAGGTCTAAAGAAATCCATAATGGATGCAACTGGTTCTGTACGAAGTTATTTGAAAAGTGAAAACATCCACGATTACGAATTACAAAAACAAGGTACAGAGAGCAAAATAATGATTCCAGCAAGTATTCATACAGGTTTTAATACTATAAAATCACAAGCATCTTTATATAGACCTACAACCAAAAAAGGAGACCCAAGAATCTGGTTTTATGGTTTGACAAAAATCGCTGACCCAAATGATATTATTGCAATCACATATTACGATGATAGTTTTCAAGCTTTCAACTTGACAAAATTAGATGTTAATGTATTGATTAATTCTTCAATTCAAAATCCATTTCAGTATTTAATTAACGCAATCAATAATACAGAAAACGAAGTGGCATTTGAACTTTTAGAAATGTTAAGAAAAATTGCAAGTGCTGGCCCAATTCCTTCAATGGTAGATGCTGATACTTCTGTTGGTCGAACACTCGAAACAGCACTTGGAATAAATATCAATTCTTCTAAGGAACCTGATTACAAAGGAATTGAGTTAAAGTCATTCAGAAATAGCAGAACAAACCGTAAAAATTTATTTGCCCAAGTACCAGATTGGAAATTGAGTAAATTTAAAAGTTCAGGAGAAATTTTAGAAACTTTTGGATATGAACGTGAAGATGATTTTAAATTGTATTGTACAGTTTCAGCAATAACTAGAAATTCACAAGGTTTAAACTTAAGGCTTGATAGTGACATTAAACAATTGATTGAAAATTCTGATAAACCAGAAGTTGGAGATTTTGTTGTTTGGACTTTGGACAAACTTCATAATCGATTAAGAGAAAAGCATAAAGAAACATTTTGGGTTGAAGCCGAAAGCACAACAATAAATAACCGAGAACATTTTCAATATAAACTAGTTGAGCATACAAAAAAGCCTATTACTACACAATTTGATTTATTAATTGAACAAGGAATAATTACGCTTGACCATTTAATTAAACGAACAAAAACAGGAGGAGCAAAAGAAAAAGGTCCTATTTTTAAAATCAAACCTGAAGGAATTGAGCTATTGTTTCCACCAAGTGAAAGTTATAGTTTAATCTAA
- a CDS encoding FAD-binding and (Fe-S)-binding domain-containing protein, translating into MIDTSILTVLDASLKGSLLFDALHKSIYATDASVYRKIPLAVAFPKDVADIQQLIAFATKNEITLIPRTAGTSLAGQCVGDGIVVDVSKHFTNIISFDKIHQTVTVQPGVIRDELNLFLKPHDLFFGPNTSTSNRCMIGGMVGNNSSGTTSIRYGVTRDKVISIDAILSDGSLATFSEISSETFKQKMELETLEGTIYKAIYSELIFDANQEEIKKEFPKATIHRRNTGYAVDEFLTSDLFGGTAPTINVAKFLAGSEGTLAFSTAITLQLDAIQPKESILITSHFKSINESLKATLVTMNHNLFTCELMDKAILDCTKNNREQAKNRFFLQGDPEAVLMLEVAANSIEEAEVLANNVIADLEKNNFGYHHPKIYGDDIQKIFALRKAGLGLLGNMIGDKKAVACIEDTAVALEDLPNYIEEFTKIMDAYQQKAIYYAHAGAGEIHLRPILNLKKKEDVVLFRKITTETAKLVKKYNGSFSGEHGDGIVRAEFIPLMIGEENYQLLRRIKKAFDPKNVFNKGKITDAFPMDESLRYAIDRKEPVIKTLQDFSENEGILKLAEKCNGSGDCRKPVSAGGTMCPSYRATKNEKDTTRARANALREFLTNSEEPNKFNHQELKEVFDLCLSCKACASECPSNVDVSALKAEFLYQYQETNGYSFRSKLFANNVKYNQLGSLTPALTNMLLNTSLSKAIMGIAQKRSVPKLASRTLNSWYKKRNVTSNLSSRAESRGKKVYLFNDEFTNYYDVEIGKDAIFVLEKLGYAVEVLHHKESGRSFISKGFLKEAKQVCNENIAIFKDVISDATPLIGIEPSAILTFRDEYIRLADDKVSATEIAKNAFTIEEFLNNEHQKGNLDTSIFTSASKTLKIHGHCHQKALSSTAASFTILNIPTNYSVTILNTGCCGMAGSFGYEKEHYDLSMQVGEDTLFPKVRNCTTDTEIVAAGTSCRHQIFDGTERIAKHPITLLKEALSN; encoded by the coding sequence ATGATTGACACTTCTATTTTAACTGTATTAGATGCTTCTTTAAAAGGAAGTCTCCTTTTTGATGCTTTACACAAGTCCATTTACGCAACCGATGCGTCTGTATATCGTAAGATTCCGTTGGCTGTTGCTTTTCCGAAAGATGTCGCAGACATTCAACAATTGATTGCTTTTGCAACCAAAAACGAGATTACGTTAATACCGAGAACCGCAGGAACTTCGTTGGCCGGACAATGTGTTGGAGACGGAATTGTAGTAGATGTTTCTAAACATTTTACCAACATCATTTCTTTTGATAAAATACATCAAACGGTTACCGTACAACCTGGAGTTATTCGTGATGAATTGAATTTGTTTTTAAAACCCCACGATTTATTTTTTGGTCCAAATACCTCAACATCTAACCGCTGTATGATTGGCGGAATGGTTGGGAACAATTCTTCTGGAACTACTTCTATTCGCTACGGAGTTACTCGAGATAAAGTGATTTCTATTGATGCGATTTTGAGTGATGGAAGTTTGGCGACATTTTCTGAAATTTCTTCGGAAACCTTTAAACAGAAAATGGAATTAGAAACGCTGGAAGGAACTATTTACAAAGCCATTTATAGCGAATTGATTTTTGATGCGAATCAAGAAGAAATTAAAAAAGAATTTCCGAAAGCAACCATTCACAGAAGAAATACGGGTTATGCCGTTGATGAATTTTTAACATCGGATTTGTTTGGTGGAACAGCACCAACCATTAACGTGGCAAAATTCTTAGCAGGAAGTGAAGGAACCTTGGCCTTTTCTACTGCAATTACCTTGCAATTGGATGCCATTCAACCGAAAGAAAGTATTTTAATTACGTCGCATTTTAAAAGTATCAACGAAAGTTTAAAAGCCACGTTGGTTACCATGAATCACAACTTGTTTACCTGTGAATTGATGGACAAAGCCATTTTAGATTGTACAAAAAACAACAGAGAACAAGCAAAAAACAGGTTCTTTTTACAAGGAGATCCTGAAGCCGTTTTAATGTTAGAAGTTGCAGCAAATTCTATTGAAGAAGCAGAAGTTTTGGCAAACAACGTGATTGCTGATTTAGAAAAAAATAACTTCGGATATCACCATCCAAAGATTTATGGAGACGATATTCAAAAAATATTCGCCTTGCGAAAAGCAGGTTTAGGTTTGTTAGGAAATATGATTGGCGATAAAAAAGCCGTTGCGTGTATCGAAGACACCGCAGTTGCTTTAGAAGATTTGCCTAATTATATTGAAGAATTCACCAAAATAATGGATGCCTATCAACAAAAGGCCATTTATTATGCACACGCTGGCGCTGGTGAAATTCATTTACGCCCTATTTTAAATTTAAAGAAAAAAGAAGATGTGGTATTGTTCCGTAAAATTACCACAGAAACCGCAAAGCTTGTAAAGAAATACAACGGTTCGTTTAGTGGAGAACACGGAGACGGAATTGTACGAGCAGAATTTATTCCGTTAATGATTGGTGAAGAAAACTACCAATTATTACGACGTATAAAAAAAGCATTTGATCCAAAGAATGTTTTTAACAAAGGTAAAATTACCGATGCTTTTCCGATGGATGAAAGTTTGCGGTATGCAATCGACCGAAAAGAACCAGTTATCAAAACCCTTCAAGATTTTTCAGAAAACGAAGGAATTTTAAAACTAGCAGAAAAATGTAATGGTTCTGGAGATTGTAGAAAACCTGTTTCTGCTGGCGGAACGATGTGTCCGAGTTACAGAGCCACCAAAAACGAAAAAGATACTACACGCGCAAGAGCAAACGCATTGCGTGAGTTTTTAACCAATTCTGAAGAACCAAATAAGTTCAATCATCAAGAATTAAAAGAAGTCTTTGACTTGTGTTTGAGTTGCAAAGCCTGTGCTTCTGAATGTCCAAGTAATGTAGATGTTTCGGCTTTAAAAGCAGAGTTTTTATATCAATACCAAGAAACAAACGGCTATAGTTTTAGAAGTAAATTATTTGCGAATAATGTAAAATACAATCAATTAGGAAGCCTCACTCCTGCTCTAACGAATATGCTATTAAACACTTCGTTGTCAAAAGCGATTATGGGAATTGCACAAAAAAGAAGCGTTCCAAAATTGGCTTCAAGGACATTAAATAGCTGGTACAAAAAACGAAATGTCACTTCGAATTTGTCATCTCGAGCGGAGTCGAGAGGTAAAAAAGTATACCTATTCAACGACGAATTTACCAATTATTACGATGTAGAAATCGGAAAAGACGCCATTTTTGTCTTGGAAAAATTAGGATATGCTGTAGAAGTCCTGCATCACAAAGAAAGCGGACGAAGTTTTATATCCAAAGGATTTTTAAAAGAAGCGAAACAAGTTTGTAACGAAAACATTGCTATTTTTAAAGATGTAATTTCTGATGCAACGCCGTTAATCGGAATAGAACCATCAGCAATTTTAACTTTTAGAGACGAATACATCAGATTGGCTGATGATAAAGTATCCGCGACAGAAATTGCGAAAAATGCATTTACTATTGAAGAGTTTTTAAACAACGAGCATCAAAAAGGAAATCTAGATACTTCTATATTTACATCAGCTTCTAAAACACTCAAAATTCACGGACATTGTCATCAAAAAGCATTGTCTAGTACAGCAGCGAGTTTTACTATTTTAAACATTCCAACAAATTATTCTGTAACCATTCTAAACACAGGTTGTTGCGGAATGGCAGGAAGTTTTGGCTACGAAAAAGAGCATTACGACTTGAGCATGCAAGTTGGAGAAGACACTTTGTTTCCGAAAGTTAGAAATTGTACCACAGACACAGAAATTGTTGCAGCTGGAACAAGTTGTCGTCATCAAATTTTTGATGGAACAGAACGCATTGCAAAACATCCAATTACCCTATTAAAAGAAGCTTTATCCAATTAA